The window GGTGCGCGGCACTGCCCGACGCCCCGGAACTGTCCCTCACCACGAACGCCATCGGCCTCGCCCACCGCGCCCAGGCCCTGTACGACGCCGGACTGCGGCGCGTGAACGTGTCGCTCGACACCGTCGACCCCGACGTGTTCACCACCGTGACCCGCCGCCCGTTCCTCGACAAGGTCATCGCCGGACTGTCGGCCGCACACGACGCCGGCCTCGACATCAAGGTGAACGCGGTGCTGCTGCGCGGGATCAACGACGAGGCCGCGCCGGAGTTGCTGCGCTGGTGCCTCGACCGCGGCTACGAACTGCGGTTCATCGAGCAGATGCCGCTCGACCCCGACCACGCGTGGGACCGCACCGAGATGGTGACCGCGACCGAGACCCGTGCGCTGCTGGCGTCGTCGTTCGTGCTGACACCGGACGATGCCCCGCGCGACGGCGCCCCGGCCGAGCGGTACCGGGTGCAGGACGCGCGCTCCGGTGCGCCACTCGGCACCGTCGGGATCATCGCGAGCATCACCGAGTCGTTCTGCGCCGACTGCACCCGCACCCGGTTGACGGCCGACGGCAACGTCCGGAGCTGCCTGTTCTCCGACGCGGAGACCGACGTGCTCGGACCGATGCGCGCAGGGGCCTCCGACGACGACGTGGCCGAGCTGTGGCGCCGGGCGATGTGGGCGAAGCCGCGCGACCACGGCGACGACAGCGACGAGCTCGTGCACCCGACGCGCGGCATGAGCGCGATCGGCGGCTGAGCGATGACCACGATCCGGTTCTTCGCCGCTGCCCGGGCGGCGGTCGGCGTCGACGACCTGTCCACGACGGCTGCCACGATCGACGAGGCCCTGCGCGAGGTCACGGCCACCGACCCGTCGCGTTGGGGTGCGTTGCAGGAGCGTTGCTCGTTCCTGGTCGACGGCGTGACCACCCGCGATCGCAGCACCGTGCTGTCCGGGGTCGCGGTCGTCGACGTCATGCCCCCCTTCGCCGGCGGCTGATCGGCGCTCGTTCGTTCCCAGAACGCACGCGATGCCCGGTGCTTCCGGGCGTACCGGGTCGAAACTTCCGACCGGGTACGCCCGAATCGACCAGGTACGCCGCCACGCCGCCGCCCCGCCCCGCCCGACCGCGCTACGGCGAGACGGACAGCACGATGAACGCGGCGAAGATCACCAGGTGCACCCCACCCTGCAGTCGCGTCGCACGGCCCGGCAACACCGTGAGCACCGCGGCGACGATCGTCAGGGCGAGCAGCACGATCTGCGACGACCCGAGCCCCAGCAGCAGCGTACCCGGCATGAACAGCGACGCGACCGCGATCGACGGGATCGTCAGACCGATCGACGCCATGGCCGACCCCATCGCCAGGTTCAGGCTGGTCTGGATGCGGTTCCGGGCGGCGGCCTTCGACGCGGCGATGCCCTCGGGCAGCAGGATGAGCAGGGCGATCACGACGCCGACGAACGACGGCGGGAAGCCGACCGCGGCGACGCCGGCCTCGATCGCGGGCGACTCCACCTTGGCGAGCCCGACCACGGCGACGAGCGCGACGACCAGCAGTCCGAGCGACACCATCGTGGTGCGACCGGACGGGCGTGCGGCGTGGGCGTCCTCGGACTCGACGAGCACCCCGCCGGCCCGGTTGACCGGCAGGAAGAAGTCACGGTGGGCCACCGTCTGCGTCACGACGAACAGTCCGTAGAGCACGAGCGACGCCACGGCCACGAAGACCAGCTGCGTCCCGGTGAAGGACGCGTCGTCGGTGCCGGTGGTGAACGTCGGCAGCACCAGGGTCAGCACGGCGAGTGCGGCGACCGTCATCGTCGCGGCGCTGGCGCCCTCCTGGTTGAACCGCACGGTGTTGTGCCGGAGCGTCCCGATCAGGATCGCGAGGCCGACCAGCCCGTTCATCGTGATCATCACGGCCGAGAACACCGTGTCGCGCGCCAGGGTCTCGGCCTGGGCACCTCCGGAGCTCGACAGCGAGATGATCAGCGCGACCTCGATGATCGTGACCGCGACGGCGAGCACGAGTGACCCGAAGGGTTCACCGACCCGGTGGGCGACGACCTCGGCGTGGTGCACCGCCGCGAGCACGGTGGCGGCGAGCACGACCGCGACGATCGCCACGACCACGGTGCCGAGTCCGTAGCGGCCGTACGAGAACGCGAGCACGACGGCCGCCAGGATCGGGATGGCCACAGGCCACGCCTTGGGGAACCAGGAGGTCATCCGACCATTGTCTCAACCGCGCGGCGCGTAGACCGCCAGTTCGGACGCGGGAACGTCCACGTGGACCGCGTCACCGGGTCCGATCCCGAGCGCGGTGACCCGCGCCAGGGTCAGGTCCGCGACGAGGTCCCCGGCGCGCACCCGCACCAGTCCGTCCCGCGGTTCGAGCGACGTGACGGTGCGCACCGGCCCGGCGCCGTCCCGCGTCAGCCGGGCGGCCGTCGGGTGGAAGGCGCCCAGGGCGGGCCGACCGGGAGGCACGGCGTGCGTCCCCGACACCAGCTCGCCGCCGCCGTCGGCCGCGATCCCACCCGCGGTGGCGGTCCCGCGCACCAGCGCGAGCCCGGAGAACGCCGCCGCGAACGCACTCGTGGGCCGTCCGAGCACGGCGGCGGGGGTGCCCTCCTCGACGATCCGGCCGTGCTCGACGACGACGAGCCGGTCGGCCAGGGCGACGACCTCCACCGGGTCGTGCGTGACCAGGAGGCTCGGGCGCCCCGCGATCGCGGTCCGGAGCGCTGCACGGACCTCGTCACGTGCGGCGACGTCGAGCGCCGACGTCGGTTCGTCGAGCAGCAGCACCGCCGGGTCGGTGGCCAGCGCCCGGGCGATCGCGACGCGTTGGGCCTGCCCGCCGGACAGCGTGTCCGGGGCCCGGTCTGCCAGGCCGTCGGCGCCGACGGCCGCCAGCGCACGGAGCGCGCGGGTCCGGGCGGCGGCCCGTCGGACCCCGGCTGCCCGCGGGCCGAACGCCACGTTGCCGATCACGTCGAGGAACGGGAACAGGTCGGGCCGCTGGGCGACGAGCCCGATGCGGCGGCGGTGGGCGGGCACCGTCCGGCTGTGGTCCGACACGACGGTGCTGCCGAGGACCACCTGCCCGGCGTCGATCGGCAGCAGACCGGCCAGGGCCTCGACCACGGTGGACTTGCCCGCGCCGTTCGGCCCGATGACGGCAACGCACTCCTCCGCGCCGACCTCGAGGGCGACGTCGACGTCCCGCCGCTCGACGACGAGCCGCGCCGCGACCCCGGTCACGCGGCCACGCCCCGGGTGCGGAGCGACGAGGCACCGATGACCACGACCGCGACCACGACGAGCACGACCGCCAGGGCCACGGCGGTGTCGGGGTCGACCTCGCGCTGCAGGTAGATCTCCAGGGGCAGGGTCCGGGTGACCCCCTGCAGGCTGCCCGCGAAGGTCAGGGTCGCGCCGAACTCGCCGAGCGCACGCGCGAAGCAGAGCACCAGTCCGGAGACGATGCCGGGCAGTACCCGCGGGGTGGTGACGGTCAGGAACGTGCGGGTGGGACCGGCGCCGAGGGTCGCGGCGACCCGCTCGTACCGGTCCCCCTCGACGCGGAGCGCCCCCTCGATCGCGGACACCAGGAACGGCATGGCCACGAACGTCTGCGCGATGACGACCGCCGTGGTGGTGAACGCGATGTGCAGTCCGTGGTCGTCGAGGAACGCCCCGACCACCCCGAGGCGGCCGAACGCCGCGAGCAGTGCGAGTCCGCCGACGACGGGCGGCAGCACGAGGGGCAGGAGCACCACGGCGCGGGCGACCCCGACCCACCGTGAGCGGGACCGGGCGAACAGCACGGCGAGCGGGTAGCCGAGCAGGAACGCGACGGCCGTGGCGGTCAGCGCGGTGCCGAGGCTGAGCCCGAGGGCCGTGAGCGACGCCGTCGAGGTCACGAGGGCGACGAACGACGACCAGTCGACCCGACCGAGCATCGCGAGCACGGGGACGATGACGAACAGACCGCCCAGCACTGCGGGCAGCGGGAGCCACCAGGCGACCGGTGGCCGTCCCTCAGCCCGCGAGGCCACGGGTCACGGCTTCCCGAATCCGGCGGCGGTGAGCACCTTCTGGCCGGTGGCGGACCGGACGTAGTCGGAGAACGCCTGCGCGAGCTCCGGGTCCTCGGACTCCTTCAGCACGCCGATCGGGTACGTGTTGACGGCCTTGCTCGACTCGTCGAACGGGACACCGTCGACCTTGCCGTCGGCGCCCTGCACGTCGGTCACGTAGACCAGCCCGGCGTCGGCCTGACCGGACTCGACCTTGCCGAGCACGTCGGTGACGGACTGCTCCTCGCTGACGGGCTGCAGGTCGACGCCCGAGGCGGCCTCGACCTTCGCCGTCGCGGCACCGCACGGCACCGGGGCGGCGCACGTGACGAGCTGGACGTCGGAGCCGGTCAGGTCGTCGAGGCCCGTGATGCCCTTCGGGTTGCCCGGCGCGACGGCGATCTCGAGGACGTTCGTCGCGAAGTCCCGCGGGGACCCGCTCGCCAGGTCGGTCGAGGACAGCTTCGCCATGTTCGCCTCGTCGGCGGAGGCGAACACGTCGGCGGGTGCACCGTTCTGGATCTGGGTGACCAGGTCGCTCGACCCCGCGAACGAGAACCGGATCGAGGCCCCGGGGTTCGCGAGCTCGAAGTCCTTGCCGAGCGTGGTGAACGTCTGCTGGAGCGACGCCGCCGCGAAGACCGTGATCGAGCCGGTCGCACCGCGGTCCGTCGCGGTCGTCGACCCCGACGAGGACGACCCCGCCGGGGCGTCGGCGGTCGAGCACGCCGACAGGCCGAGCGCCGCCACGACGACGAGGGGCACGAGCAGCGAACGGGAACGACGGGTCATCGGAGGTCCTCCTGGAGTGCGGGCGCCTCGACGGCGACCATCGTGGCCTTGACCGACGCGACGGCGACGGACCCGACCTCGAGCCCGAGGTCGCGCACCGCCTCGGCGCTCATGAGCGAGACGACGCGGTGCGGGCCGCACTGCAGCTCGACCTGCGCCATCACGGTGTCGACGACCAGGTCGGTGACGATGCCGACGAACCGGTTCCGCGCCGAGCTCTTCACGCCCGACGCCGGGTCGGCGAGCTCGGTGCTCCGCGTCCGGGCGTACTCGGCCACCTGCCGACCGTCGACGACGGCGCGACCGGCGTCGTCGGTGGCCCGGTGGAAGGTGCCGCCGTCGACGAGTCGGCGCACGGTGTCGTCACTCACCCCGAGGAAGCTTGCAGCATCGCGGATCCGCAGTTGCGTCATGATGCGGCGATCCTATCCGCGGAAGCGGCGCCCTGGACCCGATCCGTGTCGGATCAGGCGGTGCGCTCGATCGCCACGGGCAACCCCTCGCGACGCCAGGCCTCGAACCCGCCGTCGAGGACCGCCACGTGCCTCCAGGCCGGTTGTGCGGCAGCCCATGCGTCCGCACGCGGGCCACGGGCGCAGTAGACGACCACGTCCGCCGCGTCGGCGTCGCCGGCGACCACGTCACCCGTGACGGCACCGGCGACCACGCCCTCCGCGCGTTCGGCGTCGGTGCGCACGTCGACGACGACCACCCGGTCCGTTGGGTCGGCCAGACGTGCGGCGAGCGCCGACGGGGCGATGCGGTCGGCACCGGCGGGAGCGACCACGACGGGTCGTCGTGAAGCCGGGCCACGCCGGACGACGCTCTCGCTCCACCGCCACCGGCGGGCGTCGACGGTCAGGACCCGTCCGAGCAACGGTTCCCCGGTGCCGGTGACCAGGGCGAGCACCTGTCCGGCCATCACCGCTCCGACGGCGCCGCACAGTGCGGGAACGACGCCGTCCAGGGCGCAGGATCCCTCGTCGGGCAGCGCCTCCGGGTGCAGGTCGTGGAAGTCGACGCCGTCCGCCCCGGCGTCGCGGAACACGCTGACCTGCCCGTCCTGGCCGAGGACCGTGCCCCACACGAACGGCACGCCGGCGTCGGCGCAGGCGTCCGAGACCGCTCGGGTCACCAGGACGGAGTCCGCCGCGTCGACGACCACGTCGTGCCCGGCGACGAGTTCCGGGGTGAAGGACCCGACCACGGCGACGGCGTCGAGTTCCGGGTCGACGGCGCGGGCGCGGGCCACGGCGACCTCGGCCTTCGACGAGCCGACGTCCGCCGCCGTGAAGAGCGTCTGGCGCGCCAGGTTCGTCGCGTCGACCACGTCCGGGTCGACGACCGTGAGCCGTCCGACACCGGCGAGGTACGCGACGACGGGCGCGCCGAGGCCACCGGCGCCGACCACGAGGACGCGTGAAGCGGCCAGACGACCGAGCCCGTCGGCGCCGACGTCGGACAGGGCAGCGGTCCGCGAGCCGAGCCGTGTCCGCCACGGGGAGAGCGCTGCGACGGGGGCGACGAGGGGGTCCATCCCGTCATTCTGGCCGGTCGCACCGAATCCCTGCATGTGAATGCTCAGCGGGTGGACGCGGCGGATGCTCAGTGCCGCTCGGTACGGTCGCGGGCGTGAGTTCTCCCCGCACCGGCACCGTCACGGTCCGACGCACGACGTCGGACACGTCGTCGCGCGCACGGCTCCGGGCACTCGCCCTGTCGACCGTGCGGGCCCTGGTGCGTGCGCCCGAGATCACCGTCGGTGTGGTCGGTGTGGTCGTCGCCGCGGCCTTCACCTGGGTGCCGTCGGTCTGGTACGACGAAGCCGCCACCCTGACGAGCGCGCAGCGCAGTTGGCCGACGCTCTGGGCGGAGCTGCAGAACGTCGACGCCGTGCACGGCCTGTACTACGCGCTCATGCACGTCTGGCTCGCACTGGTCGGCTACTCCCCGTTCACGCTCCGCTTCCCCAGCGCCCTGGCGATCGGGATCGCCGCCGCACTCGTGGTGGCGCTCGGCCGGCGGCTCGGCGGCGTCCGGCTCGGGGTCGTCTCCGGCGTGGTCTTCCTGCTGCTGCCCCGCGTCGCCTGGGCCGGGACCGAGGGCCGCCCCTACGCGACCGTCACCACCCTCGCCGCGCTGCTCACCCTCGTCGGGCTGACGGCCGTACGTCGCACCCGGGCCCGGCACCACGCGACGCGGTGGTGGGTCGTCTACGGGGTGCTCGCAGCGGTGGCCGTCCTCTTCAACGTCTACCTCGCCCTCGCCGTCGTGGCGCACGGCGTCGTGCTCGTGTGGACCGGCGTCGCCGACCGGGCGGCCCGCCGGCAGGCGTCGGTCACCGACCGCAGCGGTGCGGTGCCCTCGGCGATGGTGGACGGTGCCGTCGCCGTCCGCTGGGCCGTCGCCGCCGTGGCCGCAGCCGTGGTCGTCCTGCCGTTCATCGGCCTCGCTGCGGGGCAGGCCAAGCAGGTCGGCTGGATCACCGGCCTCGGGTGGGCCACGCTGCGCCAGGTGTTCGCGACCGCGTGGTTCGGGGTCGTCTACCCGTACGCCGCCGTCGCGTGGCTGCTCATGATCGTCGCGGTCGTGCTGACGGTCCGCGCGGCCCGACGCCCGTCATCCGGAGCCCGCGACGTGCTCCGCATGCAGGCCGTCCGTGTCGCCCTGCCCCTGACGGTCGTGCCCACCGCGCTGCTCGTCGCCGCGACCGCCGCCGGCGAACACCTGTACTCCCCCAAGTACGCCAGCCTGAGCCTGCCGTTCGTCGCGCTCCTGATCGGACTCGCGATCACGGCGCTCCGTCCGCGGCGCTGGGTCGCCGTCGCGGTCGCCGCGATGGTCCTGCTGTCCGTGCCGACGAGCACGATCGTGCGACTGCCGCACGCCAAGCAGTCCTCGCACTGGGCGAACGCGGCGGCGATCATCGAACGCGAACGGGACGTGACCACCGACGCCGACGAAGGGGTGGTCTACGGCAGCGTCTGGGGGCACCCGACCGCGACCGCGCAGGTCATCGCCGACGCCTACCCGGAGGCCTTCAGCGGCATGCGGGACCTGGCGGTGGCGAGCACGGGCGCGGAGCGCGGTCAGCTGTGGAACGTGAACGGCGACATCGCCACGACCGTGCCGGCACGCCTGACCGACATCGACACCGTGTGGTTCGTCGGCGCCACGTCGCGGAACATCCGCCCCCAGGTCTCCGAGACGCTCAAGGACCAGGGCTTCCACGTGGTGCGGTACTGGCACACGGACACGGTCATCCTGTGGAAGTACAGCCGCTGACGGTCGTCGCCGTCAGTGCACGACGCGGGCGCCGTGCACTGGTCCGGTGGCTCGGAGTGCGACGAGGCCGGCTGCGCTGAGCTCGACCTGCAGTTCGAGCGCGGCGTCACGGTCCCCGACCAGGAACGCCACCGTCGGGCCGCTGCCCGACACCAGTCCCGCGAGCGCCCCGGCCTTCTCGCCGAGTTCGAGCGTCGACGCGAGTCCGGGCTGCAGCCGCATCGCCGGGGCCTGCAGGTCGTTGTGGACGCAGTCGGCGAGCAGGTCGGGGTCGCCGGCACGCAGCGCCTGCAGCACGTTCGACTCCACCACGGGGTGGGACGGCGCCGGTGCGATGTCGGCGCGGTAGCGCTCGCGGTGCTCGTCGAGCGCACGGTAGACAGCCGGGGTCGACAACCCGTCGTCGCTCAGCGCGAGGACCCAGTGGAACTCGCCCTTCGCCAGCGCCGGGCTGAGTTCGTCGCCGCGCCCGGTGCCCACGGCCGTCCCGCCCGCGAAGGCGAACGGCACGTCCGCGCCGAGCTGCGCGGCCAGGCGGAGCAGTTCCTCGCGACCGAGGGCGGTGCCCCAGAGCGTGTCGACGGCGAGCAGCGTGGCCGCGGCGTCCGCCGAGCCCCCGCCCATGCCGCCGGCCACCGGCACCTGCTTGTCGATCGTCAGCCGGACCCCGCCCTGGTGTCCCGCTGCGTCGGCCACGAGCCGGGCTGCACGGATCGCCAGGTTCGACTCGTCGACCGGCACGTTCGACGTGTCGATCGGCCCCGTGAACGTCACCGAGAAGTCGTCGGCGGGCTCGGCCGTGACGTCCTCGTACAGCGACACCGCCTGGTAGGCCGTGGCCACGTCGTGGTAGCCGTCGTCCTGCAGTGCACCGACGGACAGGAACACGTTGATCTTGCCGGGGGCGCGCGTCCGCACGCGGGTCGGGGCGGCCAACGTGGTCATGCCCCCCAACCTATCCCGCTGCGGCTGCCGCGAAGCCCCGCGCCAGGTCGGCGAGGACGTCGTCGATGTGCTCGAGGCCGATCGACAGGCGGATGAGCCCGTCGCCGACACCCGCAGCGGCCCGCTCCGACGACGTCATCTGCACGTGCGTCGTCGATGCCGGGTGCACGACGAGCGACCGGACGTCACCGATGTTCGACACGTGGTCGAACAGCTCGAGGGCGGCCACGAACCGCCGTCCGGCGTCGACCCCACCGTCCAGGTCGAACGCCAGGACTGCCGACGGGCCCTTCGGCACGTACCGCTGCTGCAGGTGGTGCCACGGCGACGACGGCAGTCCCGCGTAGTGCACGCCGAGCACCTGGTCGTGCGCGTCCAGCCACGACGCGACGGCGGCCGCGTTCGACACGTGCCGCTCCATGCGCAGGGACAGGGTCTGGATGCCCTGCAGCACGAGGAAGGCGTTGAAGGGGGCGATCGCCGGACCGAGGTCGGCGGACAGCTTCGACCGGGTGCGCTGGATGAA of the Curtobacterium sp. TC1 genome contains:
- the moaA gene encoding GTP 3',8-cyclase MoaA, whose amino-acid sequence is MAPATLLGTTVDPASAGLVDRFGRRAIDLRVSLTERCNLRCTYCMPAAGLPFAPDDALMTATEIERLVRIGSSRFGVRKVRFTGGEPMLRHDLVDVIARCAALPDAPELSLTTNAIGLAHRAQALYDAGLRRVNVSLDTVDPDVFTTVTRRPFLDKVIAGLSAAHDAGLDIKVNAVLLRGINDEAAPELLRWCLDRGYELRFIEQMPLDPDHAWDRTEMVTATETRALLASSFVLTPDDAPRDGAPAERYRVQDARSGAPLGTVGIIASITESFCADCTRTRLTADGNVRSCLFSDAETDVLGPMRAGASDDDVAELWRRAMWAKPRDHGDDSDELVHPTRGMSAIGG
- a CDS encoding MoaD/ThiS family protein; translation: MTTIRFFAAARAAVGVDDLSTTAATIDEALREVTATDPSRWGALQERCSFLVDGVTTRDRSTVLSGVAVVDVMPPFAGG
- a CDS encoding calcium:proton antiporter, which codes for MTSWFPKAWPVAIPILAAVVLAFSYGRYGLGTVVVAIVAVVLAATVLAAVHHAEVVAHRVGEPFGSLVLAVAVTIIEVALIISLSSSGGAQAETLARDTVFSAVMITMNGLVGLAILIGTLRHNTVRFNQEGASAATMTVAALAVLTLVLPTFTTGTDDASFTGTQLVFVAVASLVLYGLFVVTQTVAHRDFFLPVNRAGGVLVESEDAHAARPSGRTTMVSLGLLVVALVAVVGLAKVESPAIEAGVAAVGFPPSFVGVVIALLILLPEGIAASKAAARNRIQTSLNLAMGSAMASIGLTIPSIAVASLFMPGTLLLGLGSSQIVLLALTIVAAVLTVLPGRATRLQGGVHLVIFAAFIVLSVSP
- a CDS encoding sulfate/molybdate ABC transporter ATP-binding protein; translated protein: MTGVAARLVVERRDVDVALEVGAEECVAVIGPNGAGKSTVVEALAGLLPIDAGQVVLGSTVVSDHSRTVPAHRRRIGLVAQRPDLFPFLDVIGNVAFGPRAAGVRRAAARTRALRALAAVGADGLADRAPDTLSGGQAQRVAIARALATDPAVLLLDEPTSALDVAARDEVRAALRTAIAGRPSLLVTHDPVEVVALADRLVVVEHGRIVEEGTPAAVLGRPTSAFAAAFSGLALVRGTATAGGIAADGGGELVSGTHAVPPGRPALGAFHPTAARLTRDGAGPVRTVTSLEPRDGLVRVRAGDLVADLTLARVTALGIGPGDAVHVDVPASELAVYAPRG
- a CDS encoding ABC transporter permease, which gives rise to MASRAEGRPPVAWWLPLPAVLGGLFVIVPVLAMLGRVDWSSFVALVTSTASLTALGLSLGTALTATAVAFLLGYPLAVLFARSRSRWVGVARAVVLLPLVLPPVVGGLALLAAFGRLGVVGAFLDDHGLHIAFTTTAVVIAQTFVAMPFLVSAIEGALRVEGDRYERVAATLGAGPTRTFLTVTTPRVLPGIVSGLVLCFARALGEFGATLTFAGSLQGVTRTLPLEIYLQREVDPDTAVALAVVLVVVAVVVIGASSLRTRGVAA
- the modA gene encoding molybdate ABC transporter substrate-binding protein; protein product: MTRRSRSLLVPLVVVAALGLSACSTADAPAGSSSSGSTTATDRGATGSITVFAAASLQQTFTTLGKDFELANPGASIRFSFAGSSDLVTQIQNGAPADVFASADEANMAKLSSTDLASGSPRDFATNVLEIAVAPGNPKGITGLDDLTGSDVQLVTCAAPVPCGAATAKVEAASGVDLQPVSEEQSVTDVLGKVESGQADAGLVYVTDVQGADGKVDGVPFDESSKAVNTYPIGVLKESEDPELAQAFSDYVRSATGQKVLTAAGFGKP
- a CDS encoding molybdopterin-binding protein yields the protein MTQLRIRDAASFLGVSDDTVRRLVDGGTFHRATDDAGRAVVDGRQVAEYARTRSTELADPASGVKSSARNRFVGIVTDLVVDTVMAQVELQCGPHRVVSLMSAEAVRDLGLEVGSVAVASVKATMVAVEAPALQEDLR
- a CDS encoding HesA/MoeB/ThiF family protein, with amino-acid sequence MDPLVAPVAALSPWRTRLGSRTAALSDVGADGLGRLAASRVLVVGAGGLGAPVVAYLAGVGRLTVVDPDVVDATNLARQTLFTAADVGSSKAEVAVARARAVDPELDAVAVVGSFTPELVAGHDVVVDAADSVLVTRAVSDACADAGVPFVWGTVLGQDGQVSVFRDAGADGVDFHDLHPEALPDEGSCALDGVVPALCGAVGAVMAGQVLALVTGTGEPLLGRVLTVDARRWRWSESVVRRGPASRRPVVVAPAGADRIAPSALAARLADPTDRVVVVDVRTDAERAEGVVAGAVTGDVVAGDADAADVVVYCARGPRADAWAAAQPAWRHVAVLDGGFEAWRREGLPVAIERTA
- a CDS encoding glycosyltransferase family 39 protein, which produces MSSPRTGTVTVRRTTSDTSSRARLRALALSTVRALVRAPEITVGVVGVVVAAAFTWVPSVWYDEAATLTSAQRSWPTLWAELQNVDAVHGLYYALMHVWLALVGYSPFTLRFPSALAIGIAAALVVALGRRLGGVRLGVVSGVVFLLLPRVAWAGTEGRPYATVTTLAALLTLVGLTAVRRTRARHHATRWWVVYGVLAAVAVLFNVYLALAVVAHGVVLVWTGVADRAARRQASVTDRSGAVPSAMVDGAVAVRWAVAAVAAAVVVLPFIGLAAGQAKQVGWITGLGWATLRQVFATAWFGVVYPYAAVAWLLMIVAVVLTVRAARRPSSGARDVLRMQAVRVALPLTVVPTALLVAATAAGEHLYSPKYASLSLPFVALLIGLAITALRPRRWVAVAVAAMVLLSVPTSTIVRLPHAKQSSHWANAAAIIERERDVTTDADEGVVYGSVWGHPTATAQVIADAYPEAFSGMRDLAVASTGAERGQLWNVNGDIATTVPARLTDIDTVWFVGATSRNIRPQVSETLKDQGFHVVRYWHTDTVILWKYSR
- a CDS encoding 4-(cytidine 5'-diphospho)-2-C-methyl-D-erythritol kinase: MTTLAAPTRVRTRAPGKINVFLSVGALQDDGYHDVATAYQAVSLYEDVTAEPADDFSVTFTGPIDTSNVPVDESNLAIRAARLVADAAGHQGGVRLTIDKQVPVAGGMGGGSADAAATLLAVDTLWGTALGREELLRLAAQLGADVPFAFAGGTAVGTGRGDELSPALAKGEFHWVLALSDDGLSTPAVYRALDEHRERYRADIAPAPSHPVVESNVLQALRAGDPDLLADCVHNDLQAPAMRLQPGLASTLELGEKAGALAGLVSGSGPTVAFLVGDRDAALELQVELSAAGLVALRATGPVHGARVVH